In the genome of Fulvivirga maritima, one region contains:
- a CDS encoding glucose 1-dehydrogenase gives MTMKKLANQTAIITGSSSGIGQAIAIAMANAGAKICINYHSSEEGAEETQEEIEKAGAKSIIVQADTSKPEDVKKMFDKTIEAFGTVDIVVSNAGVQKDAPFLEMEYEDWKKLIDINLNGQFLCAKEAAKEFIKRGIVKDRSAAAGKIICMSSVHDVIPWGGHINYATAKAGILMFVKTLAQELGPHKIRVNALSPGAIKTDINKDVWSDEEANKKLKELIPYGRIGEPEDIGKAAVWLASDDSDYMHGQTLYIDGGMTLYPGFSDNG, from the coding sequence TTGACCATGAAAAAACTAGCTAATCAAACCGCCATAATTACAGGATCAAGTTCAGGAATAGGACAGGCCATAGCCATAGCCATGGCTAATGCAGGAGCCAAAATATGTATAAACTACCATAGTAGTGAAGAAGGTGCGGAAGAGACTCAGGAAGAAATAGAGAAAGCCGGAGCCAAATCTATCATAGTTCAGGCTGACACCAGCAAGCCGGAAGATGTCAAAAAAATGTTTGACAAAACCATTGAGGCTTTTGGTACGGTAGATATTGTGGTAAGCAATGCCGGCGTACAAAAAGATGCTCCTTTTCTGGAAATGGAATATGAAGACTGGAAAAAGCTGATAGATATCAACTTAAACGGTCAGTTTCTCTGCGCAAAAGAGGCCGCCAAAGAATTTATTAAAAGAGGAATAGTCAAAGACAGATCTGCCGCTGCTGGTAAGATTATCTGCATGAGTTCTGTGCATGATGTTATTCCCTGGGGTGGGCATATTAACTATGCTACCGCTAAAGCAGGCATACTTATGTTCGTGAAAACGCTCGCTCAGGAGCTTGGGCCACACAAGATTAGAGTGAATGCCTTAAGCCCGGGAGCTATTAAAACGGATATAAATAAAGATGTATGGTCTGATGAGGAGGCTAATAAAAAGCTTAAAGAGTTAATTCCTTATGGCAGAATAGGAGAGCCTGAAGATATAGGAAAAGCTGCAGTGTGGCTCGCTTCTGATGATTCTGATTATATGCATGGCCAAACACTTTATATAGATGGAGGGATGACCCTATACCCGGGTTTTAGTGATAACGGATAA